ccctgtacagagggagtatgaatttcaaatggaattatcactactctatttgaaactctccctgtggaagattcaggttgaatctttctcagagggtgtatgaaattcaaatagagctgcctgatgtgttcttaccatttgaaaatcatactcccccttCCACAGGGGATTTacaatggaatagcctattcacTGTTACCTCTTCAAATTTTGTCCACTGCTCCTGGGGCAATACCCGGTGCTTCAGCGACAAATCTAGCGCCCTCCTTATTCGAAAAACTCGGGCATTTTGCTCATCCTCTGGCAGTCTTTTGATTGCCTCTTCAACGACTGGTGTCACTCTAAATGTGTCCTCATAATATAGACCTAAAACGgattaaaagaaaataaaacaatGGAAAGTCAGAAATTGTTCTACACCAGAAGAGTTTAagcaccagccctcgaattaacccacggcacccatggcattttgccgtgggtgcccatccccattgccgtaatgccctcaaaatatgtcctttacccaaggcagtcacttgccgtgccctctaatgaagttgccgtcggtgccccagccctgccccttcattataaaatcatgttcgtgcatattttcttcacttttgagaaattgccttggtgcccttctcaaattttcaacagatgccatgatgccctcttgaaatattacaaaccgtgctgccttgccttttcagtgaaaatccaaggcaattttcaacttgccctaaaaaagttgctgtgccccttcagatccttaattcaagggctgttaagggggtactacacccctggccaattttgtgcctatttttgcacttttctcaaaaattatagcgcattggtgacaggtaagatatgtatattataggggcaaagactacaactactgcactgaaaattcagcaactcaaggcaagtagttattgatttattgatcaaatattggttttcctcatttttgactgtaactccacaactgttgtctgtgctgaaataaaatttccagtgcagtagttgtagtccttgccccaataatatacatagcttacttgtcaccaatgcactataatttttgagaaaaatgcaaaaataggcaaaaaattgggcaggggtgtagtacccccataagaatggtcttaaccctggaattatggaaactttagggcttcataactgctaaattattagtctaaagaatataaaagtatacattttagattggaaatgacttgctgaattcatctgtgaggtcaatttgggccaaaatgctcatttgggagaaaatcccaaaaagcgggtttttggcccaaattttagtcagcgtaacaaaaaaaattgtttggccaaaaaaatttttattaattttaaaactagatgaaaatatctaggaccgttttttcattttttgaattttgaccaacttcaccaaaaatatttgaaatttggtaaaatcatgctttttatgattttttgaaaattttgcatttttgaccatttttggtgcaaatttctcaaagttggtcaaaattcaaaaaataaaaaacggtcctagatatttttatctagtttttaaaattaataaaaaaaatttttggccaaacaatttttttgttacgctgcactaaaatttgGGGCCAAAAAACCtgctttttgggattttctccaaaatgagcattttggcccaaattgacctcacagatgaattcatcaagtcatttccattctaaaaatgtatacttttatattgtttagactaataatttagcagttatgaggcccgaaagttttcataattccagggttcagaccaaccttaagcacCAAAAAttaccctgttctatgggcccaaCCTTCCCAGATGTTGCATTTTGggaattttttgccatttttggtttgattttaaatgaaatttctTTCGGtaattttttccagaaaaaaaaatccagcccTACGGACCTTACTTGACAAGTATGTCTGCCTGTAGAACAAGTTTTTCATCACCTTATCCAGGATTTGAAAGTTGTCTAGGCTGACCAAGAGAGGGAGAGGGGAAGTGAGTGGGACCTTGATTAGTAATATCAACAAATGCAATATTTTTTGTGTGATTCTGTCAACAGTAGACTCAGTAGCAATAAAAACTGTTAAAAGTGGGCGTTTTCGAAATTTATTTTCACACTTTTCTCAAGGCACAAATATGTATACATCCCTtttgtataggtcaatgtaaagaATCGGGAATTAAATAGTGAAAAATTAATCACACACAAATTTTCACTTAAATTAACATGGGTTGATgctgacaaaaagtacctcaatgaatactagaacatccagatcttgcaaaaatgtatttcttgactatcaacgcATGCTTAGCCAGTGTGTTCTCAACATGAAAAGAacaggaacctgtacaaagtcaAGGAAtgtcatttgctgtaatgagATGAgcaatgttgcaaaggattctgggaagggtgagatatcttCTCTAGCTATTTATGGTTCAAATCTCAACGAGTCCTCATGATACGTGTAACTCACCATATCTGTTATAGCGGCAGGCATTGAAGTACCACTTGCGTACCCCGGTCGGGAGCGCCTTAGCGAAACCTGtaacataaaaatgaataaacacCAATTACATACAGTCAGCGAAGATAACAAAGTACATGTAAAGGCTTTCATTCAAGCTCTTTTTAAATACcagaagataatatttttttacttctgtgGTCTGTGCTGTGCATCAACATAAACAACTAGGCTGTTAGTGTCAGATCCCCCTTTTGCCTGTTCGCCCTAGTGCAATGAGCCTTGCTTGGTGCATCGATGGCATTGCGCCTTGATTAGTGATCGATCGCTTATCGATGTATCAGGCCTTCGGTGATTGCCTAGATTTCAGCCAAGATGCCGGAGGTCAAACGAGTTTTTAACCTTCAAATAGCTTCATATAGAGTAATGTTATGGTGACATTAAAGATGTTTATGGAACCAGAAGCGTGTATTCTCAAGATTTCCTGGTCGTTGCTGAGTGAGTTTATGATTTAGGAAGGTTTGAACTCTTGAAGTTCGCCATGAAATAGAAAAGCTTAGAAACCTATCtgataggagagtgatttgtagctctccttagttgaccattctctccttacattctattgtaaatgctctaagcTAAAAaaaaaacagctctccttgaaggctccaagcgttatttaatgctctcctgcaaagaCAGTCCCTGGCCTGAACATCACTTagttgatcgagaaatctatctaaTCCATATTCCATGACATGATGCTTACTGTGTGTATAGGGATACAGCATGGAACTTGAACTTCAGTGACCAAACTTTCATTCTTTGTGAAGTTTAATGTTACCGGAATTTATTTTAACGACTTTTATCTACCTCCCACGTACAGGTTAACAGACTAACCATGCTATAAATGCTTTTTCATGTACTATACCAGTTGTGATCGGCATTGTTTACTTTCAAATTTCCATTGCTTTGCCTAGCAATGCATGATAGTCACTTAAGTCACTGCTGGAGTCATGCTTCCAAGATTCCGACGTAATTTGAGAGAGCTCCAAGCTATCCTCATATATCCATCATCGGTTATCAGTGGCCTGGATTGAGGATAGACTTCTCAATCTATTAGTATTTTGGCGATCCTGACATTTAGACCACACAAGCTTATAAGAACTAAATTTTAACTTAGAGCATCAAAGTTTAGTTTTGCATCATGGTTAaaaagttgccaaacactttggagTGAAGGTTTATTGTATTGGAAGAAGGGCAGGGCTTTGATGAGGGGCATTTTGGGGTAAATAACTAGATCAGAACTACATTAAtcaaatccatgggttcctacagtcgatgacacacattcgatggatGTAGGTCagaacaactttttgaaaactaagtgaaaatggccatttttttctaggaagtttttgtctcgaaaaataattgtaaaatatCATTTACGCATGAAAAGTACCTTTATAAAATAAGCATCACTTGAAGAAAGTTGcagaaaatttgataaatatgggAATTTTCTCAGAAAATTACATCACATTTTTTGagaattcgccatcttgaataatatgcagaattgcgtcacgcaCTAAAAAGATGTCAAACACACTTGAAAATGCCTGATTCCTTGGCATAAATTATCGTCAAATCTCACATACATCATGCGTTTGTGCTACGTGAAAGCTTTGGCCCTGGTATCACTTGTTTTGCATCAAGCTCTTTTAcatcaaaaatagctataaaaacatgAATATTGGAACAAAAAAGCTTGTCTGATACAATAACtctaaaaggtatgtttgtacctGTACTGTAGTTGAACTTGAAAACAAGTTTAACCTTGTTGagaaagttttaatttaaaatgaGCAATTTTTAGGTAtaccaggtgaatttaaatttgccaccaAACTGCatcattgagtaaagaaagccaaaactgttaacctttttgtcatagcactttccgtggcaaagttacatcttttcaaagatcgactttcatcaaaaagattctgctagcaaaattccccaaaacagcattacgggggtgtttctagatcttattcttagtctcatgatgatagctttttttaatggaactgctatcaaaatccctgaagactaaaattccatgtgtgagtgtctcatcagttatcaccataaaaaatcatatatttgggtcaagtgaagtatagaaaacatttacgtaggtttccttgaccgacctgttcctgaaaaaaaattgaaatttctatgtaaatatgtattgtgtttggtccccggtctaggcgaatttcgatgactagcaaatgtgttaactaagatagacatgtccacattgcttattatagagggcgacattcactgcccatagggaaatacacaaatttgaaatttggacaccagaaacttgacgacgtagtctaaaaagtgctggtactttatccttgatacagaagtcagcatgcagtgaaagttagatttcataaaataaaataaaatcgcctttgtgtaaaatggatcatcgtggtaaaaaatgatgcattaatACAGTGCAGTTTttaaaaaacagacatttgcccataacttcgctaatttttgacctaaagacatggttgacccctcatttttaaagataaataatcacctttttaaacaaaataatttcaatgtgaaatatcctacttgaaaatgttGTGAACATGCCTAACTAAGATTTGCCTGGGCTAGCATACCTACAATTTTAACGTTTCTTGGGTAGTCAGAATCGCCAGTAATTTTTAGtacaattgtttaataaaattaaaatttttacgatgaaaaaatggatgttttaagcttcttttcaaaaaattggttttagcttgttaaaaaatgGGTAAACTAAAAAAtcatagtacccccttaaaatgaggTTACTTCAATTTTCACTCAATTCTTAAAATTTTTGAGTTAAAAAGAAAGGGAGAGGGGATCAAGATCAAAATTGTGTACCGTCATGACCGTAAAGATCACAGGATCATACATTATTTATACAAGGCGGTAGACGAAGCACATTCTCCCACTGTTCTCGTTGGATTATAATCTCCCAATCGATCCTGCGGTTGTTGATCAATAATCGTAGAAGTGTCGCTGCACGGAGCATGTGCTCTATGTGTCCAACGGAGCATGTGCTATGtatcaatgttaaaaaaaaagcaaataaaaaaatttaaaaaaataaataaataaataaacaaacagacttTTAatagaaaggaaaacgagcaaggtacaccaacttgatgtggggaaacaagtaaaatacagactagacaatatgcaggggggggggcaaaaccagtcaatgtaggcataggaagtaagcaaagttcgatagccaaaaattaccagttccaaggctcacaaaagtgctaaacctgcaaaaacaacaaggatcaatggtaatacaaaactgcactagaacaagtgatgaaaatcactgtgcatataaacagacacgctaaaccaaacatccagagtaggcacaaaacaagcaaagttcgatggccaaaaattgccaattccagag
Above is a genomic segment from Amphiura filiformis chromosome 10, Afil_fr2py, whole genome shotgun sequence containing:
- the LOC140162448 gene encoding cytochrome b-c1 complex subunit 7-like is translated as MANLAQRFAKALPTGVRKWYFNACRYNRYGLYYEDTFRVTPVVEEAIKRLPEDEQNARVFRIRRALDLSLKHRVLPQEQWTKFEEERTYLQPYIDQVQQENSERREWNTR